A stretch of Lactuca sativa cultivar Salinas chromosome 6, Lsat_Salinas_v11, whole genome shotgun sequence DNA encodes these proteins:
- the LOC111893124 gene encoding interactor of constitutive active ROPs 2, chloroplastic isoform X1, translating to MQHPKPSRGRTTGTTGKLVKSTSGANRDNLSSQSSSTNRSPRTPASEKKRVGRVSELETQVAQLQEELKKTKDHLSESELCQKRAHREAEDAKKQLAATLAKLEESQQQLDEIWASEESRIQELRKISQDRDRAWESELKAVQKHHEMDSAVLAATMNENQKLKIQLQKVVESEATRAKDIESAHGHEVHMLRLELSEALDLVEELKDRLNESKDSEARALELVSQTREQLEMVKSSMEKDVVELTEDGDGSDEAARVVELGSALAANAEMENELRRLKVQTEQWRKAAEMAASMVLGDGDGKFVEQSSESFEFHAPGEKSNSPYSEDTEEESTNKKTNSMLKKIGVLLKKGQKQFESSTK from the exons ATGCAACATCCTAAGCCAAG TAGAGGTAGAACTACAGGAACTACCGGAAAACTTGTAAAGAGTACATCTGGAGCAAATCGGGACAACCTTTCCTCCCAAAGTTCATCAACTAACCGATCACCACGCACTCCAGCATCCGAG AAAAAACGTGTTGGCAGAGTATCTGAATTGGAAACCCAAGTTGCACAGCTTCAAGAAGAACTCAAGAAGACAAAGGATCATTTGAGTGAATCGGAGTTATGTCAGAAGCGAGCTCATCGGGAGGCCGAAGATGCCAAGAAGCAACTTGCAGCTACGTTAGCGAAGCTTGAGGAGTCACAACAACAGCTCGACGAGATATGGGCTAGTGAAGAATCTAGAATTCAGGAACTTAGGAAAATCTCACAGGATCGAGATCGAGCATGGGAGTCTGAACTGAAAGCTGTACAGAAACACCATGAGATGGACTCAGCTGTTTTAGCCGCTACCATGAATGAAAACCAGAAACTCAAGATCCAGCTTCAAAAGGTGGTGGAATCTGAAGCGACTCGGGCTAAGGATATCGAGTCTGCTCATGGTCATGAGGTACATATGTTACGGTTAGAGCTTTCGGAAGCTCTTGATCTTGTTGAAGAACTCAAAGATCGATTGAATGAGTCAAAAGATTCGGAAGCTCGAGCTTTGGAGCTCGTTAGTCAAACTCGAGAGCAACTGGAAATGGTAAAGTCGAGTATGGAGAAAGATGTGGTGGAGTTGACAGAAGACGGGGATGGAAGTGATGAAGCGGCGAGGGTGGTGGAGTTGGGATCCGCTCTGGCGGCGAATGCAGAGATGGAAAACGAGCTACGGAGGCTGAAAGTACAAacagagcagtggaggaaggcgGCGGAGATGGCTGCGTCCATGGTTTTGGGTGATGGTGATGGGAAGTTTGTTGAGCAGTCGTCGGAGTCGTTTGAGTTTCATGCTCCTGGTGAAAAGTCGAATTCGCCATATTCTGAAGATACAGAAGAGGAATCAACGAACAAAAAGACCAATAGCATGTTGAAGAAAATCGGAGTTTTGTTGAAGAAAGGCCAGAAGCAGTTCGAATCATCTACCAAGTAA
- the LOC111893124 gene encoding interactor of constitutive active ROPs 2, chloroplastic isoform X2, which translates to MQHPKPRGRTTGTTGKLVKSTSGANRDNLSSQSSSTNRSPRTPASEKKRVGRVSELETQVAQLQEELKKTKDHLSESELCQKRAHREAEDAKKQLAATLAKLEESQQQLDEIWASEESRIQELRKISQDRDRAWESELKAVQKHHEMDSAVLAATMNENQKLKIQLQKVVESEATRAKDIESAHGHEVHMLRLELSEALDLVEELKDRLNESKDSEARALELVSQTREQLEMVKSSMEKDVVELTEDGDGSDEAARVVELGSALAANAEMENELRRLKVQTEQWRKAAEMAASMVLGDGDGKFVEQSSESFEFHAPGEKSNSPYSEDTEEESTNKKTNSMLKKIGVLLKKGQKQFESSTK; encoded by the exons ATGCAACATCCTAAGCCAAG AGGTAGAACTACAGGAACTACCGGAAAACTTGTAAAGAGTACATCTGGAGCAAATCGGGACAACCTTTCCTCCCAAAGTTCATCAACTAACCGATCACCACGCACTCCAGCATCCGAG AAAAAACGTGTTGGCAGAGTATCTGAATTGGAAACCCAAGTTGCACAGCTTCAAGAAGAACTCAAGAAGACAAAGGATCATTTGAGTGAATCGGAGTTATGTCAGAAGCGAGCTCATCGGGAGGCCGAAGATGCCAAGAAGCAACTTGCAGCTACGTTAGCGAAGCTTGAGGAGTCACAACAACAGCTCGACGAGATATGGGCTAGTGAAGAATCTAGAATTCAGGAACTTAGGAAAATCTCACAGGATCGAGATCGAGCATGGGAGTCTGAACTGAAAGCTGTACAGAAACACCATGAGATGGACTCAGCTGTTTTAGCCGCTACCATGAATGAAAACCAGAAACTCAAGATCCAGCTTCAAAAGGTGGTGGAATCTGAAGCGACTCGGGCTAAGGATATCGAGTCTGCTCATGGTCATGAGGTACATATGTTACGGTTAGAGCTTTCGGAAGCTCTTGATCTTGTTGAAGAACTCAAAGATCGATTGAATGAGTCAAAAGATTCGGAAGCTCGAGCTTTGGAGCTCGTTAGTCAAACTCGAGAGCAACTGGAAATGGTAAAGTCGAGTATGGAGAAAGATGTGGTGGAGTTGACAGAAGACGGGGATGGAAGTGATGAAGCGGCGAGGGTGGTGGAGTTGGGATCCGCTCTGGCGGCGAATGCAGAGATGGAAAACGAGCTACGGAGGCTGAAAGTACAAacagagcagtggaggaaggcgGCGGAGATGGCTGCGTCCATGGTTTTGGGTGATGGTGATGGGAAGTTTGTTGAGCAGTCGTCGGAGTCGTTTGAGTTTCATGCTCCTGGTGAAAAGTCGAATTCGCCATATTCTGAAGATACAGAAGAGGAATCAACGAACAAAAAGACCAATAGCATGTTGAAGAAAATCGGAGTTTTGTTGAAGAAAGGCCAGAAGCAGTTCGAATCATCTACCAAGTAA